A genome region from Arachis duranensis cultivar V14167 chromosome 8, aradu.V14167.gnm2.J7QH, whole genome shotgun sequence includes the following:
- the LOC107460117 gene encoding S-type anion channel SLAH4 isoform X1 — translation MAAQQGSRCEIELVIERTSTTQQNPRTNMRTIAQSSLLMSLNSLLTKFHAGYFRISLSLGGQALLWKTLSSVPTTDDKSNALRRVFHALHPTVFPILWSLALFILILLSLLYILRCLFFFKMVKAEFLHHVGVNYLFAPWISWLLLLESSPFMAPKTVPYLVLWWLFAVPVVMLDVKIYGQWFTKGKRFLSTVANPTSQMSVIGNLVGAQAAAHMGWKESAVCLFSLGMVHYLVLFVTLYQRLSGGDRLPVLLRPVFFLFFAAPGVASLAWESIVGSFDIASKMLFFLSLFLFTSLICRPTLFRRSMRRFNVAWWAYSFPVTMLALASTDYAQEVKGTISHILMLCLLALSFLICLSLTLFTFLNSKMLLPDNDPIANLVIQFPVAD, via the exons ATGGCAGCACAACAAGGTTCTAGATGTGAGATTGAGCTTGTGATAGAGAGAACTAGCACAACCCAACAAAACCCAAGAACCAATATGAGAACAATCGCACAGAGCTCATTATTAATGTCCCTGAATTCCTTGCTAACAAAATTTCATGCAGGTTATTTCAGGATAAGCCTCTCACTTGGCGGCCAAGCCTTGCTATGGAAGACACTCAGCTCCGTGCCAACCACCGATGACAAGAGCAACGCGCTGCGGCGCGTCTTTCACGCGCTGCACCCCACCGTTTTTCCCATACTCTGGTCTCTGGCTCTCTTTATTCTCATATTACTCTCTCTTCTTTACATCTTAAGGTGCTTGTTTTTCTTTAAGATGGTAAAGGCCGAATTCTTGCACCATGTAGGGGTTAATTATCTATTCGCACCATGGATCTCCTGGCTCTTACTTCTTGAATCGTCACCCTTCATGGCACCCAAAACCGTCCCTTACCTGGTGCTGTGGTGGTTGTTCGCGGTCCCTGTAGTGATGCTTGACGTGAAGATCTATGGACAGTGGTTCACGAAAGGGAAGAGGTTCTTGTCGACGGTGGCGAATCCGACGAGCCAGATGTCGGTGATAGGGAACCTAGTGGGGGCACAGGCAGCGGCGCACATGGGTTGGAAGGAGAGCGCGGTGTGCTTGTTCTCGTTGGGGATGGTGCATTACTTGGTGTTGTTTGTGACGCTCTATCAGAGGCTCTCCGGCGGGGATCGCCTGCCTGTGTTGTTGAGGCctgttttcttcttgttttttgCGGCTCCGGGGGTTGCTAGCTTGGCTTGGGAATCCATTGTTGGATCCTTTGATATTGCTTCCAAGATGctcttctttctatccctcTTTCTCTTCACCTCACTG ATTTGCAGGCCAACACTGTTCAGGAGATCGATGAGGAGGTTCAATGTTGCATGGTGGGCTTACTCGTTTCCGGTTACAATGCTTGCTCTGGCTTCCACGGACTATGCTCAAGAAGTCAAAGGAACCATTTCTCACATTCTCATGCTCTGTCTCTTAGCTCTTTCCTTTCTCATCTGTCTTTCTCTAACTCTCTTCACTTTCCTCAACTCTAAGATGCTTCTTCCTGATAATGATCCCATTGCAAACTTGGTCATTCAATTTCCAGTAGCAGACTAG
- the LOC107460117 gene encoding S-type anion channel SLAH1 isoform X2, which produces MTRATRCGASFTRCTPPFFPYSGVNYLFAPWISWLLLLESSPFMAPKTVPYLVLWWLFAVPVVMLDVKIYGQWFTKGKRFLSTVANPTSQMSVIGNLVGAQAAAHMGWKESAVCLFSLGMVHYLVLFVTLYQRLSGGDRLPVLLRPVFFLFFAAPGVASLAWESIVGSFDIASKMLFFLSLFLFTSLICRPTLFRRSMRRFNVAWWAYSFPVTMLALASTDYAQEVKGTISHILMLCLLALSFLICLSLTLFTFLNSKMLLPDNDPIANLVIQFPVAD; this is translated from the exons ATGACAAGAGCAACGCGCTGCGGCGCGTCTTTCACGCGCTGCACCCCACCGTTTTTCCCATACTCTG GGGTTAATTATCTATTCGCACCATGGATCTCCTGGCTCTTACTTCTTGAATCGTCACCCTTCATGGCACCCAAAACCGTCCCTTACCTGGTGCTGTGGTGGTTGTTCGCGGTCCCTGTAGTGATGCTTGACGTGAAGATCTATGGACAGTGGTTCACGAAAGGGAAGAGGTTCTTGTCGACGGTGGCGAATCCGACGAGCCAGATGTCGGTGATAGGGAACCTAGTGGGGGCACAGGCAGCGGCGCACATGGGTTGGAAGGAGAGCGCGGTGTGCTTGTTCTCGTTGGGGATGGTGCATTACTTGGTGTTGTTTGTGACGCTCTATCAGAGGCTCTCCGGCGGGGATCGCCTGCCTGTGTTGTTGAGGCctgttttcttcttgttttttgCGGCTCCGGGGGTTGCTAGCTTGGCTTGGGAATCCATTGTTGGATCCTTTGATATTGCTTCCAAGATGctcttctttctatccctcTTTCTCTTCACCTCACTG ATTTGCAGGCCAACACTGTTCAGGAGATCGATGAGGAGGTTCAATGTTGCATGGTGGGCTTACTCGTTTCCGGTTACAATGCTTGCTCTGGCTTCCACGGACTATGCTCAAGAAGTCAAAGGAACCATTTCTCACATTCTCATGCTCTGTCTCTTAGCTCTTTCCTTTCTCATCTGTCTTTCTCTAACTCTCTTCACTTTCCTCAACTCTAAGATGCTTCTTCCTGATAATGATCCCATTGCAAACTTGGTCATTCAATTTCCAGTAGCAGACTAG